Proteins encoded within one genomic window of Chthonomonas sp.:
- a CDS encoding PEP-CTERM sorting domain-containing protein, whose amino-acid sequence MKRYLGLTILVLGAVGAQAQVSNMTLSTTSPNWVYNHIFSNSIGNPGAIGRTTTSSTNGAGYFNPGTGLNVAKDALKRLWFYYNGDGGGREYALSNQVAATVGASSATMTYREWDGANNANKFEWTLTYNLTATSVNSATMTLDWKVKNVSAEDHSLNVFILGDLGGSNDSITYNNGRYVFNTNLPNSTKITMDSYGLPITSYEATKNDATFNKLLGDSSLLTNLTNVASETGDVAGAYHFNIGTLRSNDFRCGQIVVKYEAVPEPATMAALGLGVLAVAARRRRSN is encoded by the coding sequence AACATGACGCTTTCGACCACGAGCCCCAACTGGGTCTACAACCACATTTTCTCGAACTCGATCGGCAACCCCGGCGCGATCGGTCGAACGACCACCAGCAGCACGAATGGCGCTGGCTATTTCAACCCCGGAACAGGCCTGAACGTTGCCAAGGACGCCCTCAAGCGACTTTGGTTCTACTACAACGGTGACGGTGGCGGACGCGAGTACGCTCTGTCCAACCAGGTTGCAGCGACGGTGGGAGCCTCTTCGGCGACCATGACTTACCGCGAGTGGGATGGCGCGAACAACGCCAACAAGTTCGAGTGGACTCTGACCTACAACCTGACGGCGACCAGCGTGAACTCGGCGACCATGACCCTTGATTGGAAGGTCAAGAATGTGTCGGCGGAGGATCACTCGCTGAACGTGTTCATCCTCGGTGACCTGGGCGGCTCGAACGATTCGATCACGTACAACAACGGCCGATACGTGTTCAACACGAACCTGCCGAACTCGACGAAGATCACCATGGACTCCTACGGTCTGCCGATCACTTCGTACGAAGCCACCAAGAACGATGCGACGTTCAACAAGCTGCTGGGTGATTCGTCCCTGCTGACGAACCTGACGAACGTTGCGTCGGAGACGGGTGATGTTGCTGGTGCGTACCATTTCAACATTGGTACTTTGCGCTCGAACGACTTCCGCTGCGGCCAGATCGTGGTCAAGTACGAAGCTGTGCCTGAGCCAGCAACTATGGCCGCTCTCGGACTGGGTGTGCTCGCCGTGGCTGCACGCCGCCGCCGCTCCAATTAA